Sequence from the Fusobacterium perfoetens genome:
GATAATATCAATACATACGAATTTACAGATATTAAATTAAAAAATTTTTTAAATTTATATATGTATTTTTTAGAAAATATGTATTATAATAAGGAATATAAAAGAACAAGCAATAAGATAAGCTAAAAAAAACACAGATTAAAAAAAGAAAAAAGCATGATACAAGTTATGTGTAATATAGTTCAGAACAATATTCATAATCTAACAAAGAGTTAGTATGAATAGGGAAAATTTTGGATTAGGGGTACTGTTAATTGTTTGTCCACGAACTACAATTCAAGCAGGAAACTCTGTCACATTAATTCTTATTTAGAAGTAAGTATATCAGCTGTTTAGGCAAAAGGGGAAAAGCTGTGTATATTTATGAAATAAAAATTGTAGGGGGGATTAAATTGGTAAAAAAGGAGTTTATTGAGCTTTATTATAAAGAAAATAATACAAGTTCAAGAGAAGAAGCTAAAAAGCAAGTAGATATGTTTTTAAAAACTATGGAAAAAGCATTAATGCAAAATGAAACACTTATTTTCAGAGGTTTAGGAACTTTCACTGTTAAGACAGTTCAAAAGAAAAATCCTGTAAATCCAAAAACACATGAGCCAGTTGAAACTGCACCAAGAACAACTGTAAGATTTAAATGTGGTAAAAAAATGGAAACTTTACTTGCTACTAGAAAAAAAAGAAGAAAAAAATAAAGAGATGAGCCTTGTTAAACAAGGCTTA
This genomic interval carries:
- a CDS encoding HU family DNA-binding protein, with protein sequence MVKKEFIELYYKENNTSSREEAKKQVDMFLKTMEKALMQNETLIFRGLGTFTVKTVQKKNPVNPKTHEPVETAPRTTVRFKCGKKMETLLATRKKRRKK